One window from the genome of Salvia miltiorrhiza cultivar Shanhuang (shh) chromosome 7, IMPLAD_Smil_shh, whole genome shotgun sequence encodes:
- the LOC130991749 gene encoding protein GAMETE EXPRESSED 2 isoform X1, translating to MYSLLGIHDPRMLYHSLCPINNFRNQIISTMASQILLPLSLTTFLAFSLHLQPANSDGAVELPVFIFSWPNDNGTFTAGDAATIKVRVLGNYERGKYEFDFRPSLTVNGKMGNSSFVTGVSLHLDGGIDDWWISFSPIMVGVFNVLIIDDHFRVFDSSLQFQVNPGKMYPAAGMLWWGDEADEFTAGTRAQVLILPKDAFGNDVSSSSEGSRDYTFSLSATTSDGIPATLLNASLQGWNQQQHLCLEFTAATAGTLLLQVQIENQTLHESPLPFMVNPGKLDIYHCVARLKVETQHFQLFSKMEGLIHQHDQYGNLVSGSYEFDLEVFEKGTNLSMPLADLLLRDVAPGTQSFSFTLHEPGNFTLVISDKGKNTLISNTPYDFTVYIGYCDGVNSVVNGSGLNSSVVGETAVFSIFLRDAYLYPSPVQLECLRVHIVHVFDSRIIQPIIRIRESNGSLYSGGLNYGVIDSRNSINDDNWNFKASSEFDVSFKPEKSGVYEIRVFCGNIALNGGRAFRKEATAGAVNVSLSGVVRFAEKVAKMVKNEVVVRLVDSYSNPVVSQGSHLKLEIASINKSASTTWDFADSNNGLYTIKYLANDVGTYEMCASYNGQRFVPCPFGVHVYNYEYFPVAQNDTFSIWEDEALDFDVMGNDYFEGANASVVEYSKPRHGSLLLYGSIFRYTPYKDFYGSDDFSYTMSDSNGNLASAAVDLHVVCRPPRFASIPSSLQAVEDDVTPKFGGFAGFEVTYSDLGETISVTLSSKSGTVQLSPTQMQFWRPDWDKLSVHKKVGLFDELKVIGCVDVVNSALQSIQYFGNHDFYGDDMITLSSENSNGRNDVDIPIFVQPVNDAPVINAPSFVVLDDTSDGVRIFGEKCVGVDFVHDPDLQNFPGNHSRFLMVLSMEVSDGVLSTSLPAELVASTEVKMKSSYQWQPLQTFVTISKHFMVRAKGIRFRGAIEECNSILQKLSYHEGAHGAVLTLTVNDLGNHGCYPNCDEMMSTPLFAESIVNLVRYKPMSSLAAHILGSAIVVESIVVSSLGLLLLFFICKCAVVLGREKMRRKTKEIELFKLRHSSKENLDMASENEI from the exons ATGTACTCGTTATTAGGAATACATGATCCACGGATGTTATACCactctctctgtcccattaATAATTTTAG AAACCAAATAATCTCAACAATGGCGTCCCAAATCCTTTTACCACTCTCTCTCACTACATTCCTTGCATTCTCTCTCCACCTTCAGCCTGCAAACTCAG ATGGCGCAGTGGAGTTGCCTGTGTTCATATTCAGTTGGCCCAACGACAACGGGACCTTCACAGCAGGCGACGCTGCAACCATCAAAGTGAGAGTTCTTGGGAATTATGAGCGTGGAAAATATGAGTTTGATTTTAGGCCAAGTCTCACTGTCAATGGTAAGATGGGAAACAGCAGCTTTGTTACTGGGGTTTCTCTGCATCTCGACGGCGGGATTGATGATTGGTGGATCAGTTTTAGCCCCATCATGGTTGGTGTTTTCAATGTGCTCATCATCGATGATCACTTTCGCGTCTTCGATTCCTCCTTGCAGTTTCAAGTCAACCCag GGAAAATGTATCCGGCAGCAGGGATGCTGTGGTGGGGAGACGAAGCAGACGAGTTCACAGCTGGAACGAGAGCTCAAGTGTTGATCCTTCCCAAAGATGCGTTTGGCAACGACGTGTCTTCAAGCAGCGAAGGATCAAGAGACTACACTTTCTCATTATCCGCAACCACCTCAGATGGAATCCCAGCCACTCTGCTCAACGCATCTCTCCAAGGATGGAATCAGCAACAGCACCTCTGCCTCGAGTTCACCGCAGCCACTGCCGGAACTCTGCTCCTCCAAGTACAAATCGAGAATCAAACACTGCATGAATCACCCCTACCCTTCATGGTCAATCCAG GGAAACTGGATATCTACCACTGTGTAGCTCGGTTGAAGGTGGAAACGCAGCATTTCCAGTTGTTTTCGAAGATGGAAGGCCTAATACACCAGCATGATCAATATGGAAACTTGGTTTCCGGATCATATGAATTCGACCTTGAAGTTTTTGAGAAGGGAACCAATCTGTCCATGCCGTTGGCTGATCTTCTCCTCAGAGACGTCGCACCTGGCACTCAGTCGTTCTCCTTCACCCTGCACGAGCCGGGGAACTTCACCCTCGTGATATCAGATAAGGGGAAGAACACTCTAATCTCCAACACACCATATGATTTCACTGTGTATATAGGTTACTGCGATGGAGTTAACAGCGTAGTTAATGGATCGGGTCTAAATAGCTCTGTTGTTGGTGAAACTGCTGTGTTTTCGATTTTTCTGAGGGATGCTTACTTGTATCCTTCTCCGGTTCAGCTAGAATGCCTTCGAGTTCACATTGTGCACGTGTTTGATTCGCGGATTATACAACCAATAATACGAATAAGGGAGTCCAATG GCAGCTTATACTCAGGAGGATTGAATTATGGAGTGATTGATTCAAGAAACAGT ATAAATGATGATAACTGGAATTTCAAGGCTAGTAGTGAGTTTGATGTAAGCTTCAAACCTGAGAAGAGTGGCGTGTATGAGATTCGCGTTTTTTGTGGGAACATCGCGTTGAATGGTGGCCGTGCATTTAGAAAGGAAGCCACTGCAG GGGCTGTCAACGTCTCACTCTCCGGGGTGGTGAGGTTTGCAGAGAAGGTGGCGAAGATGGTGAAGAATGAGGTAGTTGTACGCCTCGTGGATTCCTATTCGAATCCTGTGGTTTCACAAGGATCACACTTGAAATTGGAGATAGCTTCAATCAACAAATCTGCCTCCACTACATGGGATTTTGCTGACAGCAATAATGGACTCTACACTATCAAGTATCTTGCAAATGATGTTGGAACCTATGAGATGTGTGCTTCTTACAACGGACAACGCTTTGTGCCTTGTCCCTTTGGTGTTCACGTCTACAACT ATGAGTATTTTCCTGTGGCCCAAAATGACACTTTTTCCATTTGGGAGGATGAGGCACTTGATTTTGATGTGATGGGAAATGACTATTTTGAAGGTGCAAATGCAAGTGTTGTTGAATATTCTAAG CCAAGGCATGGCTCACTCCTATTGTATGGAAGCATCTTTAGGTACACGCCGTATAAGGATTTCTACGGGAGCGATGATTTCTCTTACACGATGTCCGACTCGAATGGGAACCTTGCCTCTGCTGCTGTCGATTTGCACGTCGTCTGCAGGCCACCTCGCTTTGCTTCGATCCCGAGTAGCTTGCAAGCTGTAGAAGACGACGTTACTCCAAAATTCGG TGGTTTTGCTGGATTTGAAGTCACATATTCTGATTTGGGTGAAACTATAAGCGTCACTCTGAGTTCAAAATCTGGCACAGTTCAGTTATCTCCGACACAAATGCAGTTTTGGAGGCCTGATTGGGACAAACTCTCAGTCCATAAAAAGGTGGGATTGTTTGATGAATTGAAGGTGATTGGTTGTGTTGATGTAGTAAACTCAGCCCTCCAATCTATCCAATACTTTGG AAACCATGATTTCTACGGCGATGATATGATCACACTTTCTTCCGAGAACAGCAATGGAAGGAACGACGTCGACATTCCCATCTTCGTGCAGCCCGTGAACGACGCCCCTGTGATAAACGCCCCATCGTTCGTTGTCTTGGATGACACGAGCGATGGGGTGCGGATTTTTGGTGAAAAATGTGTTGGTGTAGACTTTGTTCACGATCCCGATCTTCAGAACTTTCCTG GAAACCATTCCCGTTTCTTGATGGTGTTGTCGATGGAGGTGAGCGATGGAGTCCTGTCGACGAGCCTCCCTGCGGAGCTCGTCGCCTCGACGGAGGTGAAGATGAAGAGCAGCTACCAATGGCAGCCTCTGCAAACATTTGTTACGATATCAAAGCATTTCATGGTGAGGGCAAAGGGAATCAGGTTTAGAGGTGCAATTGAGGAATGCAACAGTATCTTGCAGAAGCTATCCTATCAT GAAGGCGCGCATGGAGCTGTGTTGACATTGACAGTGAACGATCTCGGTAACCATGGATGCTACCCAAACTGCGATGAGATGATGTCGACGCCTCTCTTTGCTGAGTCGATAGTAAATCTCGTTCGATACAAGCCCATGAGTTCATTGGCAGCTCATA TTTTAGGATCTGCAATCGTGGTCGAATCGATTGTGGTGAGCTCTCTTGGCTTGCTGCTGCTGTTCTTCATCTGCAAATGCGCTGTCGTTTTAGGCCGTGAGAAGATGAGGAGGAAGACCAAGGAGATTGAGCTATTCAAACTTAGACATTCTTCTAAAGAAAAT CTGGATATGGCTTCCGAAAATGAGATATAG
- the LOC130991749 gene encoding protein GAMETE EXPRESSED 2 isoform X3, whose product MRLATTCLQAAKDQETTLSHYPQPPQMESQPLCSTHLSKDGISNSTSASSSPQPLPELCSSKYKSRIKHCMNHPYPSWSIQCCCMQPPNEKSWLCACSVGKLDIYHCVARLKVETQHFQLFSKMEGLIHQHDQYGNLVSGSYEFDLEVFEKGTNLSMPLADLLLRDVAPGTQSFSFTLHEPGNFTLVISDKGKNTLISNTPYDFTVYIGYCDGVNSVVNGSGLNSSVVGETAVFSIFLRDAYLYPSPVQLECLRVHIVHVFDSRIIQPIIRIRESNGSLYSGGLNYGVIDSRNSINDDNWNFKASSEFDVSFKPEKSGVYEIRVFCGNIALNGGRAFRKEATAGAVNVSLSGVVRFAEKVAKMVKNEVVVRLVDSYSNPVVSQGSHLKLEIASINKSASTTWDFADSNNGLYTIKYLANDVGTYEMCASYNGQRFVPCPFGVHVYNYEYFPVAQNDTFSIWEDEALDFDVMGNDYFEGANASVVEYSKPRHGSLLLYGSIFRYTPYKDFYGSDDFSYTMSDSNGNLASAAVDLHVVCRPPRFASIPSSLQAVEDDVTPKFGGFAGFEVTYSDLGETISVTLSSKSGTVQLSPTQMQFWRPDWDKLSVHKKVGLFDELKVIGCVDVVNSALQSIQYFGNHDFYGDDMITLSSENSNGRNDVDIPIFVQPVNDAPVINAPSFVVLDDTSDGVRIFGEKCVGVDFVHDPDLQNFPGNHSRFLMVLSMEVSDGVLSTSLPAELVASTEVKMKSSYQWQPLQTFVTISKHFMVRAKGIRFRGAIEECNSILQKLSYHEGAHGAVLTLTVNDLGNHGCYPNCDEMMSTPLFAESIVNLVRYKPMSSLAAHILGSAIVVESIVVSSLGLLLLFFICKCAVVLGREKMRRKTKEIELFKLRHSSKENLDMASENEI is encoded by the exons ATGCGTTTGGCAACGACGTGTCTTCAAGCAGCGAAGGATCAAGAGACTACACTTTCTCATTATCCGCAACCACCTCAGATGGAATCCCAGCCACTCTGCTCAACGCATCTCTCCAAGGATGGAATCAGCAACAGCACCTCTGCCTCGAGTTCACCGCAGCCACTGCCGGAACTCTGCTCCTCCAAGTACAAATCGAGAATCAAACACTGCATGAATCACCCCTACCCTTCATGGTCAATCCAG TGCTGTTGTATGCAGCCCCCTAATGAAAAATCCTGGCTCTGCGCGTGCTCCGTAGGGAAACTGGATATCTACCACTGTGTAGCTCGGTTGAAGGTGGAAACGCAGCATTTCCAGTTGTTTTCGAAGATGGAAGGCCTAATACACCAGCATGATCAATATGGAAACTTGGTTTCCGGATCATATGAATTCGACCTTGAAGTTTTTGAGAAGGGAACCAATCTGTCCATGCCGTTGGCTGATCTTCTCCTCAGAGACGTCGCACCTGGCACTCAGTCGTTCTCCTTCACCCTGCACGAGCCGGGGAACTTCACCCTCGTGATATCAGATAAGGGGAAGAACACTCTAATCTCCAACACACCATATGATTTCACTGTGTATATAGGTTACTGCGATGGAGTTAACAGCGTAGTTAATGGATCGGGTCTAAATAGCTCTGTTGTTGGTGAAACTGCTGTGTTTTCGATTTTTCTGAGGGATGCTTACTTGTATCCTTCTCCGGTTCAGCTAGAATGCCTTCGAGTTCACATTGTGCACGTGTTTGATTCGCGGATTATACAACCAATAATACGAATAAGGGAGTCCAATG GCAGCTTATACTCAGGAGGATTGAATTATGGAGTGATTGATTCAAGAAACAGT ATAAATGATGATAACTGGAATTTCAAGGCTAGTAGTGAGTTTGATGTAAGCTTCAAACCTGAGAAGAGTGGCGTGTATGAGATTCGCGTTTTTTGTGGGAACATCGCGTTGAATGGTGGCCGTGCATTTAGAAAGGAAGCCACTGCAG GGGCTGTCAACGTCTCACTCTCCGGGGTGGTGAGGTTTGCAGAGAAGGTGGCGAAGATGGTGAAGAATGAGGTAGTTGTACGCCTCGTGGATTCCTATTCGAATCCTGTGGTTTCACAAGGATCACACTTGAAATTGGAGATAGCTTCAATCAACAAATCTGCCTCCACTACATGGGATTTTGCTGACAGCAATAATGGACTCTACACTATCAAGTATCTTGCAAATGATGTTGGAACCTATGAGATGTGTGCTTCTTACAACGGACAACGCTTTGTGCCTTGTCCCTTTGGTGTTCACGTCTACAACT ATGAGTATTTTCCTGTGGCCCAAAATGACACTTTTTCCATTTGGGAGGATGAGGCACTTGATTTTGATGTGATGGGAAATGACTATTTTGAAGGTGCAAATGCAAGTGTTGTTGAATATTCTAAG CCAAGGCATGGCTCACTCCTATTGTATGGAAGCATCTTTAGGTACACGCCGTATAAGGATTTCTACGGGAGCGATGATTTCTCTTACACGATGTCCGACTCGAATGGGAACCTTGCCTCTGCTGCTGTCGATTTGCACGTCGTCTGCAGGCCACCTCGCTTTGCTTCGATCCCGAGTAGCTTGCAAGCTGTAGAAGACGACGTTACTCCAAAATTCGG TGGTTTTGCTGGATTTGAAGTCACATATTCTGATTTGGGTGAAACTATAAGCGTCACTCTGAGTTCAAAATCTGGCACAGTTCAGTTATCTCCGACACAAATGCAGTTTTGGAGGCCTGATTGGGACAAACTCTCAGTCCATAAAAAGGTGGGATTGTTTGATGAATTGAAGGTGATTGGTTGTGTTGATGTAGTAAACTCAGCCCTCCAATCTATCCAATACTTTGG AAACCATGATTTCTACGGCGATGATATGATCACACTTTCTTCCGAGAACAGCAATGGAAGGAACGACGTCGACATTCCCATCTTCGTGCAGCCCGTGAACGACGCCCCTGTGATAAACGCCCCATCGTTCGTTGTCTTGGATGACACGAGCGATGGGGTGCGGATTTTTGGTGAAAAATGTGTTGGTGTAGACTTTGTTCACGATCCCGATCTTCAGAACTTTCCTG GAAACCATTCCCGTTTCTTGATGGTGTTGTCGATGGAGGTGAGCGATGGAGTCCTGTCGACGAGCCTCCCTGCGGAGCTCGTCGCCTCGACGGAGGTGAAGATGAAGAGCAGCTACCAATGGCAGCCTCTGCAAACATTTGTTACGATATCAAAGCATTTCATGGTGAGGGCAAAGGGAATCAGGTTTAGAGGTGCAATTGAGGAATGCAACAGTATCTTGCAGAAGCTATCCTATCAT GAAGGCGCGCATGGAGCTGTGTTGACATTGACAGTGAACGATCTCGGTAACCATGGATGCTACCCAAACTGCGATGAGATGATGTCGACGCCTCTCTTTGCTGAGTCGATAGTAAATCTCGTTCGATACAAGCCCATGAGTTCATTGGCAGCTCATA TTTTAGGATCTGCAATCGTGGTCGAATCGATTGTGGTGAGCTCTCTTGGCTTGCTGCTGCTGTTCTTCATCTGCAAATGCGCTGTCGTTTTAGGCCGTGAGAAGATGAGGAGGAAGACCAAGGAGATTGAGCTATTCAAACTTAGACATTCTTCTAAAGAAAAT CTGGATATGGCTTCCGAAAATGAGATATAG
- the LOC130991749 gene encoding protein GAMETE EXPRESSED 2 isoform X2, with product MASQILLPLSLTTFLAFSLHLQPANSDGAVELPVFIFSWPNDNGTFTAGDAATIKVRVLGNYERGKYEFDFRPSLTVNGKMGNSSFVTGVSLHLDGGIDDWWISFSPIMVGVFNVLIIDDHFRVFDSSLQFQVNPGKMYPAAGMLWWGDEADEFTAGTRAQVLILPKDAFGNDVSSSSEGSRDYTFSLSATTSDGIPATLLNASLQGWNQQQHLCLEFTAATAGTLLLQVQIENQTLHESPLPFMVNPGKLDIYHCVARLKVETQHFQLFSKMEGLIHQHDQYGNLVSGSYEFDLEVFEKGTNLSMPLADLLLRDVAPGTQSFSFTLHEPGNFTLVISDKGKNTLISNTPYDFTVYIGYCDGVNSVVNGSGLNSSVVGETAVFSIFLRDAYLYPSPVQLECLRVHIVHVFDSRIIQPIIRIRESNGSLYSGGLNYGVIDSRNSINDDNWNFKASSEFDVSFKPEKSGVYEIRVFCGNIALNGGRAFRKEATAGAVNVSLSGVVRFAEKVAKMVKNEVVVRLVDSYSNPVVSQGSHLKLEIASINKSASTTWDFADSNNGLYTIKYLANDVGTYEMCASYNGQRFVPCPFGVHVYNYEYFPVAQNDTFSIWEDEALDFDVMGNDYFEGANASVVEYSKPRHGSLLLYGSIFRYTPYKDFYGSDDFSYTMSDSNGNLASAAVDLHVVCRPPRFASIPSSLQAVEDDVTPKFGGFAGFEVTYSDLGETISVTLSSKSGTVQLSPTQMQFWRPDWDKLSVHKKVGLFDELKVIGCVDVVNSALQSIQYFGNHDFYGDDMITLSSENSNGRNDVDIPIFVQPVNDAPVINAPSFVVLDDTSDGVRIFGEKCVGVDFVHDPDLQNFPGNHSRFLMVLSMEVSDGVLSTSLPAELVASTEVKMKSSYQWQPLQTFVTISKHFMVRAKGIRFRGAIEECNSILQKLSYHEGAHGAVLTLTVNDLGNHGCYPNCDEMMSTPLFAESIVNLVRYKPMSSLAAHILGSAIVVESIVVSSLGLLLLFFICKCAVVLGREKMRRKTKEIELFKLRHSSKENLDMASENEI from the exons ATGGCGTCCCAAATCCTTTTACCACTCTCTCTCACTACATTCCTTGCATTCTCTCTCCACCTTCAGCCTGCAAACTCAG ATGGCGCAGTGGAGTTGCCTGTGTTCATATTCAGTTGGCCCAACGACAACGGGACCTTCACAGCAGGCGACGCTGCAACCATCAAAGTGAGAGTTCTTGGGAATTATGAGCGTGGAAAATATGAGTTTGATTTTAGGCCAAGTCTCACTGTCAATGGTAAGATGGGAAACAGCAGCTTTGTTACTGGGGTTTCTCTGCATCTCGACGGCGGGATTGATGATTGGTGGATCAGTTTTAGCCCCATCATGGTTGGTGTTTTCAATGTGCTCATCATCGATGATCACTTTCGCGTCTTCGATTCCTCCTTGCAGTTTCAAGTCAACCCag GGAAAATGTATCCGGCAGCAGGGATGCTGTGGTGGGGAGACGAAGCAGACGAGTTCACAGCTGGAACGAGAGCTCAAGTGTTGATCCTTCCCAAAGATGCGTTTGGCAACGACGTGTCTTCAAGCAGCGAAGGATCAAGAGACTACACTTTCTCATTATCCGCAACCACCTCAGATGGAATCCCAGCCACTCTGCTCAACGCATCTCTCCAAGGATGGAATCAGCAACAGCACCTCTGCCTCGAGTTCACCGCAGCCACTGCCGGAACTCTGCTCCTCCAAGTACAAATCGAGAATCAAACACTGCATGAATCACCCCTACCCTTCATGGTCAATCCAG GGAAACTGGATATCTACCACTGTGTAGCTCGGTTGAAGGTGGAAACGCAGCATTTCCAGTTGTTTTCGAAGATGGAAGGCCTAATACACCAGCATGATCAATATGGAAACTTGGTTTCCGGATCATATGAATTCGACCTTGAAGTTTTTGAGAAGGGAACCAATCTGTCCATGCCGTTGGCTGATCTTCTCCTCAGAGACGTCGCACCTGGCACTCAGTCGTTCTCCTTCACCCTGCACGAGCCGGGGAACTTCACCCTCGTGATATCAGATAAGGGGAAGAACACTCTAATCTCCAACACACCATATGATTTCACTGTGTATATAGGTTACTGCGATGGAGTTAACAGCGTAGTTAATGGATCGGGTCTAAATAGCTCTGTTGTTGGTGAAACTGCTGTGTTTTCGATTTTTCTGAGGGATGCTTACTTGTATCCTTCTCCGGTTCAGCTAGAATGCCTTCGAGTTCACATTGTGCACGTGTTTGATTCGCGGATTATACAACCAATAATACGAATAAGGGAGTCCAATG GCAGCTTATACTCAGGAGGATTGAATTATGGAGTGATTGATTCAAGAAACAGT ATAAATGATGATAACTGGAATTTCAAGGCTAGTAGTGAGTTTGATGTAAGCTTCAAACCTGAGAAGAGTGGCGTGTATGAGATTCGCGTTTTTTGTGGGAACATCGCGTTGAATGGTGGCCGTGCATTTAGAAAGGAAGCCACTGCAG GGGCTGTCAACGTCTCACTCTCCGGGGTGGTGAGGTTTGCAGAGAAGGTGGCGAAGATGGTGAAGAATGAGGTAGTTGTACGCCTCGTGGATTCCTATTCGAATCCTGTGGTTTCACAAGGATCACACTTGAAATTGGAGATAGCTTCAATCAACAAATCTGCCTCCACTACATGGGATTTTGCTGACAGCAATAATGGACTCTACACTATCAAGTATCTTGCAAATGATGTTGGAACCTATGAGATGTGTGCTTCTTACAACGGACAACGCTTTGTGCCTTGTCCCTTTGGTGTTCACGTCTACAACT ATGAGTATTTTCCTGTGGCCCAAAATGACACTTTTTCCATTTGGGAGGATGAGGCACTTGATTTTGATGTGATGGGAAATGACTATTTTGAAGGTGCAAATGCAAGTGTTGTTGAATATTCTAAG CCAAGGCATGGCTCACTCCTATTGTATGGAAGCATCTTTAGGTACACGCCGTATAAGGATTTCTACGGGAGCGATGATTTCTCTTACACGATGTCCGACTCGAATGGGAACCTTGCCTCTGCTGCTGTCGATTTGCACGTCGTCTGCAGGCCACCTCGCTTTGCTTCGATCCCGAGTAGCTTGCAAGCTGTAGAAGACGACGTTACTCCAAAATTCGG TGGTTTTGCTGGATTTGAAGTCACATATTCTGATTTGGGTGAAACTATAAGCGTCACTCTGAGTTCAAAATCTGGCACAGTTCAGTTATCTCCGACACAAATGCAGTTTTGGAGGCCTGATTGGGACAAACTCTCAGTCCATAAAAAGGTGGGATTGTTTGATGAATTGAAGGTGATTGGTTGTGTTGATGTAGTAAACTCAGCCCTCCAATCTATCCAATACTTTGG AAACCATGATTTCTACGGCGATGATATGATCACACTTTCTTCCGAGAACAGCAATGGAAGGAACGACGTCGACATTCCCATCTTCGTGCAGCCCGTGAACGACGCCCCTGTGATAAACGCCCCATCGTTCGTTGTCTTGGATGACACGAGCGATGGGGTGCGGATTTTTGGTGAAAAATGTGTTGGTGTAGACTTTGTTCACGATCCCGATCTTCAGAACTTTCCTG GAAACCATTCCCGTTTCTTGATGGTGTTGTCGATGGAGGTGAGCGATGGAGTCCTGTCGACGAGCCTCCCTGCGGAGCTCGTCGCCTCGACGGAGGTGAAGATGAAGAGCAGCTACCAATGGCAGCCTCTGCAAACATTTGTTACGATATCAAAGCATTTCATGGTGAGGGCAAAGGGAATCAGGTTTAGAGGTGCAATTGAGGAATGCAACAGTATCTTGCAGAAGCTATCCTATCAT GAAGGCGCGCATGGAGCTGTGTTGACATTGACAGTGAACGATCTCGGTAACCATGGATGCTACCCAAACTGCGATGAGATGATGTCGACGCCTCTCTTTGCTGAGTCGATAGTAAATCTCGTTCGATACAAGCCCATGAGTTCATTGGCAGCTCATA TTTTAGGATCTGCAATCGTGGTCGAATCGATTGTGGTGAGCTCTCTTGGCTTGCTGCTGCTGTTCTTCATCTGCAAATGCGCTGTCGTTTTAGGCCGTGAGAAGATGAGGAGGAAGACCAAGGAGATTGAGCTATTCAAACTTAGACATTCTTCTAAAGAAAAT CTGGATATGGCTTCCGAAAATGAGATATAG
- the LOC130991750 gene encoding lipoamide acyltransferase component of branched-chain alpha-keto acid dehydrogenase complex, mitochondrial has translation MISRKFYQKNPRSFSQLWRFVSSAASPPSKASSAAARRANSEQGSVSRAQDDIFLKPRTLFSSKNRCQESSWSILIGGRRCRFTTQSMADVPFNGEVDVPLAQTGEGIAECELLQWFVQEGDQIEEFQPLCEVQSDKATIEITSRYKGRVSKVLHVPGNIVKVGETLLKMVVDEDTFFNQPSEISEVIKAQVSDTSKLEDVDSGLSKPKIGGVRSTPAVRNLAKQYGVNIENVRGTGEDGRVLKEDILNYAARGGVMKETAASIYSSSADQNLEGDQIFPSISSTYGWEYEDRTIPLRGFQRAMVKAMTLAAKIPHFHYVDEINCNALVELKASFQKESSDAGVKYTFLPVLIKSLSMALCKYPMLNSCFSEELQEVTLKGSHNIGIAMATPHGLVVPNIKKVQSLSIFEITKELARLQELALANKLSSDDISRGTITLSNIGAIGGKFGSPLINVPEVSIIAIGRIQKVPQFDEDGNLYPASIMTINIGSDHRVLDGATVAKFCNEWKQFIEKPELLMLHTR, from the exons ATGATTTCTCGAAAATTTTATCAGAAAAACCCGCGGAGTTTCAGCCAGTTGTGGCGTTTTGTTTCCTCCGCCGCCTCTCCGCCGTCGAAGGCCTCCAGCGCCGCCGCTCGAAGAGCTAATTCGGAGCAGGGTTCTGTCTCCCGAGCTCAAGATGACATATTTTTGAAGCCCAGAACGTTGTTTTCCTCGAAGAATCGTTGCCAAGAAAGCTCT TGGAGCATTCTGATTGGGGGTAGAAGGTGTAGATTTACAACTCAATCTATGGCGGATGTCCCTTTCAATGGAGAGGTAGACGTGCCTTTGGCGCAGACTGGTGAAGGAATTGCAGAATGCGAGCTCCTTCAATGGTTCGTTCAGGAG GGCGACCAAATCGAAGAATTCCAACCACTTTGTGAGGTTCAAAGTGACAAAGCAACCATAGAAATAACTAGTCGTTACAAAGGAAGAGTTTCTAAGGTTCTTCATGTCCCCGGCAATATTGTAAAG GTCGGTGAGACTCTGTTGAAGATGGTTGTTGATGAAGATACATTCTTCAATCAACCTTCTGAGATATCAGAAGTTATCAAGGCACAAGTTTCCGATACAAGTAAACTAGAAGATGTTGATTCGGGGCTCAGTAAACCAAAGATTGGCGGTGTGAGGTCTACGCCTGCTGTTCGTAATCTTGCAAAACAATATGGTGTAAATATTGAAAATGTTCGTGGAACCGGGGAAGATGGAAGAGTGTTGAAAGAGGATATCCTCAATTATGCTGCGCGTGGAGGTGTTATGAAGGAGACCGCAGCTTCCATCTATTCTTCATCTGCTGATCAGAATCTTGAAGGAGATCAGATCTTCCCGAGTATTTCTTCAACATATGGCTGGGAGTATGAAGATCGGACGATCCCTCTGAG GGGATTCCAGCGTGCTATGGTGAAAGCGATGACATTAGCTGCAAAAATTCCACATTTTCATTATGTTGATGAAATAAACTGCAATGCTCTTGTTGAGCTCAAAGCATCCTTCCAAAAAGAGAGTTCTGATGCAGGCGTTAAGTACACTTTCCTTCCCGTGTTGATAAAGTCTCTTTCGATGGCATTGTGCAAATATCCCATGCTAAATAGCTGCTTTAGCGAGGAATTGCAAGAAGTAACTCTCAAAG GGTCCCACAACATTGGAATCGCGATGGCTACTCCACACGGTCTCGTAGTGCCTAACATTAAGAAAGTTCAATCTCTTTCCATCTTCGAG ATAACAAAGGAGCTGGCGCGACTGCAAGAGTTGGCTCTGGCTAACAAGCTCAGTTCCGATGACATATCACGTGGAACGATCACTTTGAGCAATATCGGTGCAATTGGAGGCAAATTCGGTTCCCCTCTCATCAATGTACCCGAAGTTTCCATTATCGCCATTGGAAGAATCCAGAAAGTTCCACAGTTTGATGAAGACGGGAACCTATATCCCGCCTCGATTATGACG ATAAACATAGGCTCTGATCATAGAGTTCTTGATGGTGCAACTGTTGCAAAGTTCTGCAACGAGTGGAAGCAGTTCATTGAGAAGCCAGAGCTCCTGATGCTTCACACGAGGTGA